A genomic stretch from Etheostoma cragini isolate CJK2018 chromosome 8, CSU_Ecrag_1.0, whole genome shotgun sequence includes:
- the igf2b gene encoding insulin-like growth factor 2b yields MEIQQRHGHHSLFHTCRRTESSRMKVKRMSSSSRALLFALSLALYAVEIASAETLCGGELVDALQFVCEDRGFYFSRPTSRGNNRRNQNRGIVEECCFRSCDLNLLEQYCAKPAKSERDVSATSLQVIPVMPALKQEVPRKQHVTVKYSKYDVWQRKAAQRLRRGVPAILRAKKFRRQAEKIKSQEQAVFHRPLISLPSKLPPVLLATDNYVSHK; encoded by the exons ATGGAGATCCAGCAAAGACACGGACACCACTCACTTTTCCACACCTGCAGGAGAACGGAGAGCAGCAGAATGAAG gTCAAGAGGATGTCTTCGTCCAGTCGCGCGCTGCTATTTGCACTGTCCCTAGCGCTCTACGCTGTGGAAATAGCCTCGGCGGAGACGCTGTGTGGGGGAGAGCTGGTGGATGCGCTGCAGTTCGTCTGTGAAGACAGAGGCTTCTATTTCA GTAGGCCAACCAGCAGGGGCAACAACCGGCGCAACCAGAACCGTGGGATCGTAGAGGAGTGTTGTTTCCGTAGCTGTGACCTCAACCTGCTGGAGCAGTACTGTGCCAAACCCGCCAAGTCCGAAAGGGACGTGTCGGCCACCTCTCTGCAGGTCATACCCGTGATGCCCGCACTAAAACAG GAAGTTCCAAGGAAGCAGCACGTGACCGTGAAGTATTCCAAATACGATGTGTGGCAGAGGAAAGCGGCCCAGCGGCTCCGAAGGGGTGTCCCCGCCATCCTGAGGGCCAAAAAGTTTCGGAGGCAGGCGGAGAAAATCAAATCCCAGGAGCAGGCAGTCTTCCACAGGCCCCTGATCAGCCTGCCTAGCAAACTGCCTCCTGTCTTGCTCGCCACGGACAACTATGTCAGCCACAAATGA
- the th gene encoding tyrosine 3-monooxygenase, whose translation MPLSSSSTSSTKSIRRAASELERSDSITSRFLGRRQSLIEDARKDREAAAAAAEAAEASELIVFEEDNGKALLNLFFTLRSSKTPALSRTLKVFETFEAKIRHLETRPCRKLKDSLEGLEYFVRCEVHLSDVSTLISSIKRNVEDVKTTKEVKFHWFPKKIADLDKCHHLVTKFDPDLDQDHPGYTDPAYRQRRKMIGDIAFRYRHGQPIARVEYTEEEISTWREVYSTLRDLYITHACSEYLEALCLLERHCGYSPDNIPQLEDVSCFLKERTGFLLRPVAGLLSARDFLASLAFRVFQCTQYIRHASSPMHSPEPDCVHELLGHVPMLADRTFAHFSQSLGLASLGASDEDIEKLSTLYWFTVEYGLCKQNGEVKAYGAGLLSSYGELVHSLSDEPETREFEPEAAALQSYQDQTYQPVYFVSESFADAKEKFRRYVAGIKRPFSVRFDPYTSSVEVLDNPLKIQGGLEGVKDELKMLTDALSVLS comes from the exons TCAAGGTTTCTCGGTAGACGGCAAAGCTTGATCGAGGACGCGCGCAAGGACCGGGAAGCCGCCGCCGCAGcggcagaggctgcagaggCCAGTGAGCTCATCGTGTTTGAGGAGGACAACGGAAAAGCGCTGCTCAACCTCTTCTTCACTTTAAGAAGCTCCAAGACACCTGCACTGTCGCGGACACTCAAGGTTTTTGAG ACATTCGAAGCTAAGATTCGACATCTGGAGACGCGACCATGCCGGAAGCTAAAGGACAGCCTGGAAGGCTTGGAGTACTTCGTCCGCTGTGAGGTGCACCTCTCAGACGTTAGTACTCTCATCAGCTCCATCAAGAGGAACGTGGAGGATGTCAAAACCACCAAAGAAGTCAAAT TTCATTGGTTCCCGAAGAAAATAGCAGATTTAGACAAATGTCATCATCTGGTCACAAAATTTGATCCAGACTTGGATCAAGACCATCCT GGCTACACAGACCCTGCTtacagacagaggaggaaaatgATTGGAGACATCGCCTTCAGATACAGACA TGGGCAGCCGATTGCCAGAGTGGAATACACAGAGGAGGAGATTAGCACATG GAGGGAAGTCTACTCAACTCTGAGGGACTTGTACATCACCCATGCCTGCAGTGAATACCTCGAGGCCCTCTGTCTGCTGGAAAGGCATTGTGGGTACAGTCCAGACAACATTCCCCAGTTGGAAGACGTGTCATGCTTTCTTAAAG agcgtaCAGGGTTCCTGCTGCGTCCAGTGGCGGGTCTGCTCTCAGCTAGAGATTTCCTGGCCAGTTTGGCGTTCCGGGTGTTCCAGTGCACCCAGTACATCCGACACGCCTCCTCCCCTATGCACTCCCCAGAGCC tgACTGTGTCCATGAACTGCTGGGCCACGTCCCCATGCTGGCCGACCGCACCTTTGCCCATTTTTCACAG AGCCTTGGTCTTGCATCACTTGGAGCTTCAGATGAAGATATTGAGAAACTGTCCACA cTGTACTGGTTCACGGTGGAGTATGGCTTATGTAAGCAGAATGGTGAGGTGAAGGCTTACGGAGCTGGACTGCTCTCCTCTTACGGGGAGCTCGTG CACTCACTGTCTGATGAACCAGAGACGAGGGAGTTTGAACCAGAGGCTGCAGCACTGCAGAGCTATCAAGACCAGACGTACCAGCCCGTCTACTTCGTCTCGGAGAGTTTTGCAGACGCCAAAGAGAAATTCAG GAGGTATGTGGCCGGCATCAAGCGTCCCTTCTCTGTGAGGTTCGATCCGTACACCAGCAGCGTCGAGGTCCTGGACAACCCGCTGAAGATCCAAGGAGGCCTGGAGGGCGTGAAGGACGAGCTCAAGATGCTGACAGATGCCCTCAGCGTTCTGTCCTGA